One genomic region from Vidua macroura isolate BioBank_ID:100142 chromosome 18, ASM2450914v1, whole genome shotgun sequence encodes:
- the LOC128816506 gene encoding transmembrane protein 132D-like isoform X2, with translation MKGKVNVVVNFTYQHLSAPLEMTVWIPRLPLQIEVSDTELNQIKGWRVPIISNKRPARDSDDEDEEERRGRGCTLQYQHAMVRVLTQFVAEPPQPGAQLSYLLGSDWQLDITHLVRDFMQVEEPRIARLQDGQVLVGLELGMTTIQILSPLSDAILAEKTVTVLDEKVTITDLGVQLVTGLSLSLQLSPGSNRAIFATAVAQELLQSPKQEAAISCWIQFSDGSVMPLDIYDSKDFSLSATSLDEKVVSIHHDPRFKWPVIAAETEGQGTLVKVEMVISESCQKSKRKSILAVGSGSIKVKFGQSDANPNVSDSKHRGAGVHLENHAGDRRHKGTWQERGEGDGHYYSSSMGHEQGRGTTTHRSVLSRKEDRESLLDDASQNLPVDFTSFPAQVDVPRDGGDAEDNELVQTPRGLSDLEIGMYALLGVFCLAILVFLINCVTFALKYRNKQVPFEEQEGMSHSHDWVGLSNRTELLENHINFSSQQDERITAIDRGVDYEESKYLLSTTATKNINGQSFRSPESTFSEGKEQKSEPTTSPTSKRKRVKFTTFTTIASDDGCPAVNSILMSNEDDIKWVCQDMDLGECKELKNYMERLHENA, from the exons ATGAAAGGCAAAGTGAATGTCGTAGTTAATTTTACTTACCAGCATCTGAGTGCCCCTTTAGAAATGACAGTCTGGATTCCTCGTCTCCCGCTGCAGATAGAGGTCTCTGACACAGAACTAAATCAGATCAAGGGCTGGAGAGTCCCCATCATCTCTAATAAGAG GCCGGCCAGGGACAGCGATgacgaggacgaggaggagcgcaggggcaggggctgcaccctGCAGTACCAGCACGCCATGGTCAGGGTGCTGACGCAGTTCGTGGCTGAGCCCCCGCAGCCCGGGGCCCAGCTCAGCTACCTGCTGGGCTCGGACTGGCAGCTGGACATCACCCACCTGGTCAGGGACTTCATGCAGGTGGAGGAGCCCAGGATCGCCCGGCTGCAGGATGGGCAGGTGCTGgttgggctggagctggggatgaCCACGATTCAG atcCTGTCCCCCCTTTCAGATGCCATCTTGGCTGAGAAGACAGTGACAGTCCTGGACGAGAAGGTGACAATAACTGACCTGGGAGTGCAGCTGGTGACAGGACTGTCCctctctctgcagctcagcccgGGGAGCAACAGGGCCATCTTTGCAactgcagtggcacaggagctgctccagtccCCAAAGCAG GAAGCAGCCATCAGCTGCTGGATCCAGTTCAGTGATGGATCTGTCATGCCCCTGGATATTTATGACTCCAAAGACTTCTCCTTGTCAGCCACCTCTCTGGATGAGAAGGTGGTCTCCATCCACCATGACCCCAGATTCAAGTGGCCTGTGATTGCTGCCGAGACCGAGGGCCAGGGCACCCTGGTGAAGGTAGAGATGGTGATCAGTGAATCGTGCCAGAAATCCAAAAGGAAGAGCATCCTGGCTGTCGGGAGCGGCAGCATTAAAGTCAAGTTTGGGCAGAGCGATGCCAACCCCAACGTCAGTGACAGCAAGCACAGGGGTGCTGGCGTCCACCTGGAGAACCACGCCGGCGACCGGCGCCACAAAGGCACctggcaggagagaggggaaggggatgggCACTACTACAGCTCCTCCATGGGCCacgagcagggcaggggcaccACCACCCACAGGTCTGTTCTGAGCAGGAAGGAGGACAGAGAGAGCCTCCTGGACGATGCCAGCCAGAACCTGCCCGTGGACTTCACGAGCTTCCCCGCGCAGGTGGACGTGCCCAgggacggcggggacgcggAGGACAACGAGCTGGTGCAGACACCCCGGGGCCTCAGCGACCTGGAGATCGGCATGTACGCCCTGCTGGGCGTCTTCTGCCTGGCCATCCTGGTGTTCCTCATCAACTGCGTCACTTTTGCTTTGAAGTACAGAAACAAACAAGTTCCCTttgaggagcaggagggcatGAGCCACTCTCATGACTGGGTTGGGCTGAGCaacaggacagagctgctggagaatcACATCAACTTCTCGTCCCAGCAAGATGAGCGGATCACAGCCATTGACAGAGGAGTGGACTACGAGGAGAGCAAATACCTCCTCAGCACAACTGCCACCAAAAATATCAACGGACAGTCTTTCAGGTCTCCCGAGTCCACATTCAGTgaagggaaagaacagaaaagtgaACCAACCACTTCTCCTACCTCTAAGAGGAAACGGGTTAAATTCACCACCTTCACCACCATCGCCTCCGATGATGGGTGTCCAGCTGTCAACTCAATCTTGATGAGTAATGAGGATGACATTAAATGGGTCTGCCAGGATATGGACCTGGGCGAGTGCAAAGAACTTAAAAACTACATGGAGAGGTTACACGAAAATGCGTAG